One genomic region from Rhizophagus irregularis chromosome 23, complete sequence encodes:
- a CDS encoding uncharacterized protein (SECRETED:cutsite_GLA-NQ; SECRETED:prob_0.7715); SECRETED:SignalP(1-21), with the protein MRLTSLFTPLFLVAAAGLGLANQLPNITAPSLPPQIPTSNPIELIGELSPQCQAALFSVVANPEFFQCVPVAALLPALTDPDFLPSILKDPIHNAAKLLPIFDATCALPKCSDEGVKGALEAVTQGCAADLANPLIQLALGALTFYSPVRDVMCLKDKKDEYCVVETVTNVLSLPDPPKDFRLLGGIVDKLLVAEPKAICTPCNKAILNIVANFLKKNPVALALLDASFHIGENELFIGKVYFFLKCGFQFLDGKVPDPSKIDPAKFTYQVSQTSAANQNEINLIMLGSLLASSFVLN; encoded by the coding sequence atgaGACTTACTTCTCTTTTTACCCCTCTCTTCCTCGTTGCTGCTGCGGGCTTGGGATTGGCCAACCAATTGCCTAATATTACCGCCCCATCTTTACCTCCTCAAATTCCCACTTCTAACCCAATTGAATTAATTGGTGAATTATCACCACAATGTCAAGCAGCTTTATTCAGCGTTGTCGCAAACCCTGAATTTTTCCAATGTGTACCTGTTGCAGCATTATTACCAGCTCTTACTGATCCAGATTTTCTCCCAAGCATTTTAAAGGATCCTATTCATAATGCAGCAAAATTATTACCAATTTTTGATGCTACTTGTGCTCTTCCTAAATGCTCTGATGAAGGTGTAAAAGGTGCTCTTGAAGCTGTTACTCAAGGTTGTGCGGCCGATCTTGCTAATCCACTCATACAATTGGCATTGGGAGCTTTGACATTCTATTCTCCTGTTAGAGATGTTATGTGCCTCAAAGACAAAAAAGACGAATATTGTGTGGTTGAAACGGTCACTAATGTACTCTCATTGCCTGATCCTCCTAAAGATTTCAGATTACTTGGAGGTATCGTTGATAAACTTCTCGTCGCTGAACCTAAAGCTATTTGTACTCCATGCAACAAAGCTATTCTCAATATTGTCGCTAATTTCTTGAAGAAAAATCCTGTGGCATTAGCTTTGCTTGATGCTTCTTTCCACATTGGTGAAAATGAATTGTTCATTGGAAAAGTTTACTTCTTCCTTAAATGTGGATTCCAATTTTTGGATGGTAAAGTACCTGATCCATCAAAGATTGACCCAGCCAAATTCACATATCAAGTATCCCAAACATCTGCTGCGaatcaaaatgaaattaatttaataatgct